From a single Bacillus sp. NEB1478 genomic region:
- a CDS encoding MmcQ/YjbR family DNA-binding protein produces the protein MKSQDTAGMLGNVRSICLSLPEADEIIDGFGHNTFKINGKSFVISGESEQGFSLSFKSDREMQEILLQKERFYKTPYIGRHGWVSIQNPDGEDWDELTDLIQDAYLRAAPKRLVKKWIESHRK, from the coding sequence ATGAAATCACAAGACACAGCAGGTATGCTTGGAAATGTTCGCAGTATATGTCTCTCACTGCCTGAAGCTGATGAAATTATCGATGGTTTTGGTCACAATACGTTTAAAATAAACGGGAAATCGTTCGTCATATCTGGTGAAAGCGAGCAAGGATTCAGCTTGTCTTTCAAGTCAGATCGTGAAATGCAAGAAATTTTGTTGCAGAAAGAGCGTTTTTACAAAACACCATATATAGGGCGTCACGGCTGGGTATCTATTCAAAATCCAGATGGAGAAGACTGGGATGAATTAACCGATCTCATTCAAGATGCCTATTTACGTGCGGCACCGAAGCGTTTAGTTAAGAAATGGATAGAATCACATAGGAAATGA
- a CDS encoding PQQ-dependent sugar dehydrogenase, with protein sequence MLALKRFILTLISILFLSGCFHEEKNTSEKNEKDAAEVLARQVDVIATDLVIPWNINKQDNTFYLSQRPGYIIKVDGDNGSKTVQNVEVTKKVLHEGEGGLLGFILAPDFENSREAFAYHTYKQDGTVYNRIIVLKLDQNKWTEEKIILERIPGGRIHNGGRIKIGPDGKLYATAGDAGNPENAQNVNSLAGKILRMELDGSLPNDNPFEKSYVYSYGHRNPQGLAWDEDGKLYSSEHGQTAHDEINLIESGKNYGWPIIEGNEQAPGMVAPLFQSGDETWAPSGMAIKNKKLYVANLRGERILVFNLNDNTVGTFFKNAGRMRDVLIEDHALYTITNNRDGRGTPREGDDKLFKLSLGE encoded by the coding sequence GTGTTAGCATTGAAAAGGTTCATTCTCACTTTAATTTCGATCCTCTTTCTTTCAGGTTGTTTCCATGAAGAGAAAAATACATCCGAAAAAAATGAAAAGGATGCAGCAGAAGTGCTTGCCAGACAAGTAGATGTGATCGCAACAGATTTGGTAATCCCTTGGAATATCAACAAACAAGATAATACCTTTTATTTGAGTCAGCGGCCAGGTTATATCATTAAAGTGGATGGCGATAACGGTTCAAAAACCGTTCAAAATGTAGAGGTTACAAAGAAAGTCCTGCATGAAGGTGAGGGAGGATTGCTAGGTTTCATACTTGCTCCTGACTTTGAAAATTCTCGTGAAGCATTTGCCTACCATACCTATAAACAGGATGGTACCGTTTATAATCGCATTATTGTGCTTAAGCTTGATCAAAACAAGTGGACGGAAGAAAAGATTATATTGGAGAGGATCCCGGGAGGAAGGATTCATAACGGAGGTAGAATTAAAATTGGACCGGATGGCAAATTATACGCTACCGCCGGTGATGCAGGGAACCCGGAAAATGCCCAAAATGTTAATAGTCTGGCAGGTAAAATTTTGCGAATGGAATTAGATGGTTCTTTACCAAACGATAATCCATTTGAAAAATCTTATGTTTATTCCTACGGCCATCGAAATCCACAGGGGTTAGCCTGGGATGAAGACGGAAAACTATATAGCTCTGAACATGGTCAAACGGCCCATGATGAAATTAACTTGATTGAGTCCGGAAAAAATTATGGTTGGCCGATCATTGAGGGTAATGAGCAAGCCCCAGGTATGGTTGCTCCTTTATTTCAATCAGGTGATGAGACTTGGGCTCCATCAGGAATGGCTATTAAAAACAAAAAATTGTATGTGGCGAATTTACGAGGTGAAAGAATTCTCGTGTTTAATTTAAATGACAACACCGTGGGAACTTTCTTTAAAAACGCTGGGAGAATGCGGGATGTGCTGATTGAAGATCATGCATTGTATACAATTACGAATAATCGTGATGGTAGAGGAACTCCACGAGAAGGTGATGATAAATTATTTAAACTTTCTTTAGGGGAGTAG
- a CDS encoding substrate-binding domain-containing protein: MKKSKIISLMLAVVMVMLVAAGCSDSKSKVSVGIVLPTKDEPRWVQDEQRFKDALKGTDYTTEILFSQGSSAKEKENVETLINKGIDVLIICPQDGNAAAAAVEAAKKDDITVISYDRLITNTDAVDYYVTFDSLAVGAAQGQYLIDNAKGSNVPLYLYAGAASDNNAFLFFEGAWKVLQPKIADGTFKIANSSAAEALKDKADLSRDELSKIIGQVTTNWDANEAKNKAQTHLTAAKADMKGDVAILAPNDGTARSIADVFGSDSAVTSYLVTGQDAEKASIQYVIDGKQSMTVFKDVRTLVKDAMGMAVDILDDKKPETTGSYDNGKVKVKAKQTNVIVVNKENVQKELIDSKYYKADEFTGLK, from the coding sequence ATGAAAAAAAGCAAAATTATATCTCTTATGCTTGCGGTGGTCATGGTTATGCTTGTTGCAGCTGGCTGCAGTGACAGCAAAAGCAAGGTAAGTGTGGGTATCGTGTTGCCAACTAAAGATGAGCCAAGATGGGTGCAGGATGAGCAGCGATTTAAGGATGCGCTGAAAGGTACAGATTACACAACTGAAATCCTTTTTAGCCAAGGTTCTTCTGCTAAGGAAAAAGAAAACGTTGAAACATTAATCAACAAAGGGATCGACGTTCTAATTATTTGCCCGCAAGATGGAAATGCGGCAGCAGCTGCAGTGGAAGCTGCGAAGAAGGATGACATCACGGTTATCTCTTATGACCGTCTTATTACAAATACAGATGCAGTTGATTATTATGTAACATTCGACAGCCTTGCAGTAGGTGCAGCACAAGGTCAATACTTGATCGATAATGCAAAAGGTTCTAATGTACCGCTTTATCTTTACGCTGGTGCTGCTTCAGATAACAACGCGTTCTTATTCTTCGAAGGTGCTTGGAAAGTGCTACAGCCAAAAATCGCTGACGGTACATTTAAAATTGCTAACTCTAGCGCAGCAGAAGCTTTAAAAGACAAAGCTGATCTTTCTCGTGATGAGCTGAGCAAGATCATCGGACAGGTAACAACAAACTGGGATGCTAATGAAGCGAAAAACAAAGCCCAAACTCACTTGACTGCGGCGAAAGCAGACATGAAAGGTGATGTGGCTATCCTTGCTCCTAACGACGGGACAGCTCGTTCTATCGCAGATGTATTTGGTTCTGACAGTGCTGTAACAAGCTACCTCGTAACTGGACAGGATGCTGAGAAAGCTTCTATTCAATACGTAATTGATGGCAAACAATCTATGACTGTGTTTAAAGATGTTCGTACACTTGTAAAGGATGCAATGGGAATGGCTGTTGATATCCTTGATGATAAGAAGCCTGAAACAACAGGATCATACGATAACGGAAAAGTTAAAGTTAAAGCAAAACAAACAAACGTTATCGTTGTTAACAAAGAGAACGTACAGAAGGAACTTATCGATTCTAAATACTACAAAGCCGACGAATTTACAGGGCTTAAATAA
- a CDS encoding NAD(P)-dependent alcohol dehydrogenase: MKAIVSNKYGPPDVLELKEVENPIPYDDQVLVKVHASSVNFGNLVLLKGEPFLARFAFGLFKPKYAVPGGDIAGTVEAVGKDVTQFQPGDEVFGDLSRCGWGGFAEYAAVPEHALARKPANLSFEEAASVPMAAVTALQAMRDKGKIQPGQKVLINGASGGVGTFAVQIAKSFGAEVTAVCSTRNLEIARSIGADHIIDYKSEDFSKRTESYDLILGVNGYQSISAYKQALRPKGIFVHVGGSGAQMFQVMMRGPWVSMTGNKKMGSFLQRQNQNDLVFMKELLEAGKVKPVIDRSYKLSEVPEAFKYFEEGHAQGKVVINM, encoded by the coding sequence ATGAAGGCGATAGTTTCTAACAAATATGGTCCACCAGATGTTCTTGAATTAAAAGAAGTTGAAAATCCTATTCCTTACGATGATCAAGTGCTCGTAAAAGTTCATGCATCATCCGTGAATTTTGGTAACTTGGTTCTTTTAAAGGGGGAACCGTTCCTAGCCCGGTTTGCTTTCGGTCTTTTTAAACCCAAATACGCTGTACCTGGAGGAGACATTGCAGGCACAGTTGAAGCGGTTGGGAAAGATGTTACACAGTTTCAACCCGGCGATGAGGTGTTCGGAGACTTATCACGCTGCGGCTGGGGCGGTTTTGCAGAATATGCAGCTGTTCCTGAACATGCACTAGCACGAAAGCCAGCCAATCTATCATTCGAGGAAGCGGCTTCTGTACCAATGGCGGCAGTTACAGCACTGCAGGCAATGAGGGATAAAGGAAAGATTCAGCCGGGACAAAAAGTTTTGATTAATGGTGCATCGGGCGGTGTAGGAACATTCGCGGTACAGATTGCCAAATCGTTTGGTGCTGAAGTTACGGCAGTATGCAGTACGAGAAATTTGGAGATTGCGCGATCGATTGGTGCAGACCATATCATAGATTACAAGAGTGAAGATTTTTCTAAAAGAACGGAGAGTTATGACCTTATTCTTGGTGTAAATGGTTATCAGTCAATATCAGCTTATAAACAGGCATTACGTCCAAAGGGAATTTTTGTGCATGTAGGAGGTTCTGGGGCTCAAATGTTTCAAGTGATGATGCGGGGACCTTGGGTTTCGATGACAGGGAATAAAAAGATGGGTAGCTTTTTACAAAGGCAAAACCAAAATGATCTGGTTTTTATGAAAGAACTTCTTGAAGCAGGCAAAGTGAAACCTGTTATTGATAGAAGCTATAAGTTGAGTGAAGTTCCCGAAGCATTCAAGTATTTTGAAGAAGGACACGCACAAGGGAAAGTTGTCATTAATATGTGA
- a CDS encoding histidine kinase — protein MNRIQKKIWMLATVVLVIMGIIWIALTYYNQKTQNQYNEILQRYIRMNEVTSTSQKVVTNLNNYLLEPTKANLTELNHSKENLNRAKDEVLSLRNTENEFDLTNYMNLIDSLIETTDRSLMFYSEKDTEASDKEFTEATRISKYISDMTLTLIDTELKTYDRFYRGIIDQSAEFKKLGIWLMLLITLLLLMITYWFSLSITRPVQLLTRAANELSAGRFDKEIKVDSNDEISFLAQTFNRMRISINNLFQEIQQKAQLEHELQQSKLLLKESQLRNLQSQINPHFLFNTLNTLSKKAYLEGSEETSDLLVSVAGLLRYNLKWLDRAVTLRDEVVVIQQYMNIQKARFTDRLTLNMDIDEACLEVQIPGLTLQPIIENAVIYAVEPREEGGNIWFRIKDGDNQVIIEVEDDGPGIQEHKIKQIVEGELVQTGAASTGIGFSNVVKRLKLFYGMENLMDIQSHIGLGTKVVLRIPKTRGIEEHAKTLDRG, from the coding sequence ATGAACAGAATTCAGAAGAAAATATGGATGCTGGCAACTGTCGTTCTTGTCATTATGGGGATCATTTGGATTGCACTTACATACTACAACCAGAAAACACAAAATCAATATAACGAAATTTTGCAGCGGTATATAAGGATGAACGAAGTGACCAGTACGAGTCAGAAGGTGGTCACGAATCTTAATAACTATTTGCTCGAGCCAACTAAAGCGAACTTGACTGAACTGAATCATAGCAAAGAGAATCTTAACCGGGCAAAGGATGAAGTCTTATCTTTAAGGAACACAGAGAACGAATTCGATCTTACCAATTATATGAATTTGATAGACAGCTTGATCGAGACAACGGACCGCTCACTCATGTTTTACTCTGAAAAAGATACAGAGGCTTCAGACAAAGAGTTTACTGAAGCGACACGCATCTCGAAGTACATTTCCGATATGACGCTCACGTTGATCGACACAGAGCTAAAAACGTACGACCGTTTTTACCGCGGCATAATTGATCAGTCAGCAGAATTTAAAAAGCTGGGCATCTGGCTTATGCTCCTTATCACATTGCTGCTGCTGATGATCACCTATTGGTTTTCGTTAAGTATTACAAGACCGGTGCAGCTATTGACACGGGCAGCCAACGAGCTGTCTGCCGGCCGTTTTGACAAGGAGATCAAGGTCGATTCTAACGACGAAATCTCTTTCCTTGCCCAGACATTTAACAGAATGCGCATCAGCATTAATAATCTATTTCAGGAAATACAGCAGAAGGCACAGCTGGAACACGAACTTCAGCAAAGCAAGCTCCTGCTGAAGGAAAGTCAGCTTCGAAATCTCCAAAGCCAGATCAACCCGCATTTTTTGTTTAACACACTGAATACGCTCTCTAAAAAAGCGTATTTGGAAGGATCAGAAGAAACGAGCGACTTGCTTGTAAGTGTTGCGGGCTTGCTGCGCTATAACTTAAAGTGGCTGGACAGAGCCGTTACACTTCGCGATGAAGTAGTGGTGATCCAGCAATACATGAACATTCAGAAAGCCAGGTTCACGGACCGTCTGACTTTGAACATGGATATAGACGAAGCATGCCTAGAAGTTCAGATTCCTGGTCTGACCCTGCAGCCGATCATTGAAAACGCGGTTATTTATGCGGTTGAACCGCGGGAGGAAGGCGGAAATATTTGGTTCCGCATTAAAGACGGTGATAACCAGGTAATCATAGAGGTTGAAGATGACGGCCCAGGTATTCAGGAACATAAAATTAAGCAGATAGTTGAAGGAGAGCTTGTACAGACAGGAGCCGCTTCGACGGGCATCGGTTTCAGTAACGTTGTGAAACGGCTCAAGCTATTTTACGGCATGGAAAATCTTATGGATATCCAAAGCCATATCGGGCTAGGTACGAAGGTTGTACTAAGAATACCAAAAACGAGAGGGATTGAAGAGCATGCTAAAACTCTTGATCGTGGATGA
- a CDS encoding ATP-binding cassette domain-containing protein: MSGYILEMNQISKEFTGVKALSNVNFKVGKGEIHCLIGENGAGKSTLMKVLSGVYPYGTYAGDIVFEGSVQQFNKISDSVKTGIVIIYQELALFPDLTVYENIFVGNEVKRGNLVDWNQTIAQAKEMLKRVGLDVNPETLVKDLSVGKQQLVEIAKALSKDVKLLILDEPTAALNEDDSENLLKLLGELKKQGITSIMISHKLKEVISIADKATVLRDGKTICTLDASKGEISENVIIKNMVGRDIDDIYPKRPDKKIGETILELKNWSAYSTELGRQVVKDVNFHVKKGEIVGIAGLMGSGRTELALSVFGNPKNYKLDGQLKVGGSPKTFKHTSDAIKSGIAYVTEDRKGDGLFLIQDIKNNITAANLNGVADNGIINVNEEVKKAEAYKKSMYIKASSLEQVVGNLSGGNQQKVSLGKWLFVGPKLLILDEPTRGIDVGAKFEIYTIMNKLISEGMSIIMISSELGEVLGMSDRVYVMAEGKIKGELPIEEANQENIMQLATQ, from the coding sequence ATGAGCGGATATATTTTGGAGATGAACCAGATTTCCAAAGAGTTTACCGGAGTTAAAGCGCTCAGCAATGTCAATTTTAAGGTAGGAAAAGGCGAGATTCACTGCTTGATCGGGGAGAACGGAGCAGGGAAATCAACGCTGATGAAGGTGCTGAGCGGTGTTTATCCTTATGGGACATATGCTGGAGATATCGTGTTTGAAGGCAGCGTGCAGCAGTTCAACAAGATCAGTGACAGTGTAAAAACAGGCATCGTCATTATCTACCAAGAGCTGGCATTGTTTCCGGATCTGACAGTCTATGAAAATATTTTTGTGGGCAATGAAGTTAAGCGCGGTAATCTGGTCGACTGGAATCAGACAATTGCCCAGGCGAAAGAGATGCTGAAAAGAGTAGGACTCGACGTGAATCCTGAAACGCTCGTAAAAGATTTGAGCGTAGGTAAGCAGCAGTTAGTCGAAATTGCCAAAGCGTTAAGTAAGGACGTTAAGCTTCTTATTCTTGATGAGCCCACTGCGGCGCTTAATGAGGATGACAGCGAAAATCTGTTAAAGCTTTTGGGTGAACTGAAAAAACAAGGCATCACAAGTATCATGATTTCACACAAGCTGAAGGAAGTCATTTCGATCGCTGATAAAGCGACGGTGCTCCGCGACGGTAAAACGATCTGTACGCTGGATGCATCAAAAGGCGAAATTTCCGAGAACGTCATTATTAAAAACATGGTTGGCCGTGATATTGATGATATATATCCGAAGCGTCCGGATAAGAAAATAGGCGAAACCATTCTTGAATTGAAAAATTGGTCTGCTTACAGTACCGAACTTGGCCGTCAAGTTGTAAAGGACGTCAATTTTCATGTGAAAAAGGGAGAAATCGTTGGGATAGCTGGTTTGATGGGATCCGGGCGAACAGAACTTGCATTGAGCGTTTTTGGAAATCCAAAGAATTACAAGCTGGATGGACAGCTGAAGGTTGGTGGCTCACCAAAGACGTTCAAACATACAAGCGATGCTATCAAGTCAGGAATTGCGTATGTGACGGAAGACCGGAAAGGCGACGGGCTGTTTTTGATCCAGGATATCAAGAACAACATTACTGCGGCAAACCTGAATGGTGTTGCAGATAACGGCATTATCAACGTGAATGAAGAAGTGAAGAAGGCTGAAGCGTATAAAAAATCAATGTACATTAAAGCTTCTTCTTTAGAGCAGGTCGTCGGTAATCTAAGCGGAGGGAACCAGCAGAAGGTATCGCTCGGAAAATGGCTCTTTGTCGGACCTAAGCTGCTTATTCTCGATGAACCGACCCGAGGTATTGATGTTGGAGCAAAATTTGAAATTTATACGATTATGAACAAATTGATAAGCGAGGGCATGAGCATTATCATGATTTCTTCCGAGCTTGGGGAAGTACTTGGAATGAGCGATCGTGTGTATGTCATGGCTGAAGGCAAAATAAAAGGTGAGCTGCCAATTGAAGAAGCCAACCAGGAAAACATTATGCAGCTTGCTACGCAATAG
- a CDS encoding VOC family protein — protein sequence MGRLVHFEIHVDDMERAKKFYGEVFGWSFEDWSEFAGIPYFGAVTGDANEPGINGGLMKRQSPPPQANQPLNGYACTMGVGNYDQTEAKILENGGKVAMPKYALPGMAWQGYYMDTEGNLFGIHQPDENAK from the coding sequence ATGGGAAGATTAGTTCATTTTGAAATTCATGTAGATGATATGGAACGGGCAAAGAAATTTTATGGAGAGGTATTCGGCTGGTCTTTTGAAGATTGGAGTGAATTCGCTGGAATACCCTACTTTGGGGCAGTTACAGGTGACGCGAATGAACCAGGAATCAATGGAGGTCTGATGAAACGTCAAAGTCCTCCGCCACAAGCAAACCAACCGTTAAATGGTTATGCATGTACAATGGGTGTGGGGAATTACGATCAAACAGAAGCAAAAATTCTTGAGAATGGCGGAAAAGTTGCAATGCCGAAATATGCTCTTCCTGGTATGGCATGGCAGGGATACTACATGGATACAGAAGGCAATTTATTCGGAATCCATCAACCGGATGAGAACGCAAAATAA
- a CDS encoding ABC transporter permease subunit: MEFINEARSLVKENIRDYGMYIALFVIMLTFSIMTDGLFMSSRNISNLLDSTGYIAVLAVGMTLVIVIRHIDLSVGFAAGFLGAITAILLTKMGMPIYATIPIILVLGIFIGLFNGLLIARYAIPSFVATLAGMLIFRGALLQVTEATGTIIIKDDAFNAIGNGFIPSIMVVNGLHFLSLILGLLSILFYVYSEISTRRNKIKYQFDVVSKGIFTFKLVFVSAIIAYVTWILAGYNGFSWTVVIMLLVVVVYHFLTTKTVLGRHIYAVGSNPEAAHLSGINVNKITYIVFGSMGMLAALSGILFTSRLQSATTTAGTLFELDAIAAAYVGGVSSAGGVGKVTGAIIGAIVMASLSSGMNLLGVGVSMQYMIRGGVLVAAVLFDVITRKKRG; encoded by the coding sequence ATGGAATTTATCAATGAAGCAAGATCATTAGTGAAAGAGAATATCCGTGATTATGGGATGTATATTGCCTTATTCGTGATTATGCTCACGTTCTCCATTATGACGGATGGGCTGTTCATGTCATCACGAAACATTAGCAATCTATTAGATTCTACTGGTTACATTGCCGTATTAGCAGTAGGTATGACACTTGTTATTGTTATCCGCCATATTGATTTATCGGTTGGGTTTGCGGCAGGATTCCTTGGTGCAATTACGGCTATCCTTCTTACAAAGATGGGAATGCCGATTTATGCGACCATTCCGATCATTCTTGTGCTTGGAATTTTTATCGGCTTGTTTAACGGCTTGCTGATTGCTAGATACGCGATTCCTTCCTTCGTTGCTACTCTTGCTGGGATGCTCATTTTCCGTGGTGCGCTGCTACAGGTAACAGAGGCAACGGGAACAATCATCATTAAAGACGATGCTTTTAACGCGATCGGAAACGGATTTATTCCTTCTATTATGGTTGTAAACGGTTTGCATTTTCTATCTCTGATTCTAGGTTTATTATCCATTCTTTTTTATGTTTACAGTGAAATCTCCACGCGCCGAAATAAGATTAAATATCAGTTCGATGTGGTTTCTAAAGGGATTTTTACATTTAAGCTAGTCTTTGTTTCTGCAATTATTGCTTACGTTACTTGGATTCTTGCAGGCTATAACGGTTTCTCATGGACAGTTGTCATCATGCTCTTGGTTGTTGTTGTCTATCATTTCTTAACAACAAAAACAGTGCTTGGCCGACACATTTATGCGGTTGGAAGCAATCCGGAAGCCGCGCATCTTAGCGGGATTAACGTTAATAAAATCACGTACATTGTATTTGGTTCTATGGGAATGCTCGCAGCGCTTTCCGGCATCCTGTTCACGTCCCGTCTGCAGTCTGCGACAACGACTGCTGGAACACTATTCGAGCTTGATGCGATCGCTGCTGCCTACGTCGGAGGAGTATCTTCTGCAGGAGGTGTAGGGAAAGTAACAGGCGCCATCATCGGTGCGATCGTTATGGCTTCCTTGTCCAGCGGAATGAACCTGCTTGGAGTAGGCGTTTCCATGCAGTATATGATCAGAGGCGGCGTATTGGTTGCAGCAGTTCTCTTTGACGTAATAACTCGTAAAAAGAGAGGATAG
- a CDS encoding substrate-binding domain-containing protein, whose translation MRKAGIIILSFLCIVLCYFTFTTAQKAFKSELELPAASTPTKDRYRIVLITQELETPFWDKVGAGAAEQAQKDGASLEVWGSYGKNQEDFLKKLEIAIQSKVDGIIVQGLDTQKFKDLTKIKAAFYGIPVITVANDVPKAESLRKTYVGSDQHLAGKMIAQLMLSDMGQHGNIILLSDSQKEYYQEQRLKGIREVFKDYPNVKAVYAETPDSREQVIAKTQDLLNKYPDVNGFIAVNANIAGAMIQEISRRGKVEPYHIYSFDDGSESLSLLNQKKLDGVIEQSPEMMGRKSVNLLIKWLNNDKVPLNADGYLSDIGIIKAMGKR comes from the coding sequence TTGCGTAAAGCTGGCATAATCATACTTAGTTTCTTATGTATCGTCCTTTGTTATTTTACGTTTACCACAGCACAAAAAGCGTTCAAGTCTGAATTGGAACTGCCTGCTGCATCCACCCCTACTAAGGATCGATATCGTATTGTTCTCATTACTCAAGAACTGGAGACACCGTTTTGGGATAAGGTCGGAGCAGGTGCGGCCGAACAAGCCCAAAAGGATGGAGCAAGCCTTGAGGTATGGGGGAGCTACGGCAAAAACCAAGAAGATTTCTTGAAAAAGCTTGAAATAGCCATTCAGTCGAAAGTCGACGGCATTATTGTACAAGGGCTGGACACTCAGAAATTTAAGGATTTGACGAAAATAAAAGCGGCATTTTATGGCATCCCCGTCATTACCGTTGCGAATGATGTGCCGAAAGCGGAAAGTCTTAGAAAGACATACGTTGGATCAGACCAGCACTTGGCTGGAAAGATGATTGCTCAGCTGATGCTGTCCGATATGGGCCAGCATGGAAATATCATTTTATTAAGCGACAGCCAAAAGGAGTATTACCAGGAGCAACGGCTGAAAGGGATCAGAGAAGTTTTCAAGGATTACCCGAACGTCAAAGCTGTTTATGCGGAAACGCCTGATTCTAGGGAGCAGGTAATCGCCAAAACACAAGATTTACTGAACAAGTATCCTGATGTGAATGGCTTTATTGCTGTGAATGCAAATATCGCAGGAGCGATGATTCAGGAAATCAGCAGGCGAGGTAAGGTCGAGCCCTATCATATCTATTCATTCGACGACGGGTCTGAATCGCTTTCTTTGCTCAACCAAAAAAAGCTTGATGGTGTAATCGAGCAATCTCCTGAGATGATGGGGAGAAAGAGTGTAAATCTATTAATCAAATGGCTGAATAACGATAAGGTTCCTCTGAATGCTGATGGCTATCTAAGTGATATTGGGATCATAAAAGCGATGGGCAAGCGATGA